Proteins encoded by one window of Caminicella sporogenes DSM 14501:
- the mnmG gene encoding tRNA uridine-5-carboxymethylaminomethyl(34) synthesis enzyme MnmG: MERFEAGSYDVIVVGAGHAGCEACLAAARMGCKTLVLSINLDSIAMMPCNPSIGGTGKGHLVREIDALGGEMGLNIDKAFIQSRMLNTAKGPAVHSLRAQADKHLYHIEMKKTLENEPNLDVKQGEVIELIVENGRVKGVVLKQGSIYYAKAVILATGTYLGGRIFIGQTSYESGPNGLAPSLELTKQLKELGLRIRRFKTGTPARVDRKSLNFEKMQEQPGDEEIVPFSFMNDYLEREQVSCWLSYTNEETHKIIHQNLHRSALYGGKIEGTGPRYCPSIEDKIIRFADKERHQLFIEPEGLDTNEMYVQGMSTSLPEDVQKAFLSTIPGLENVKIMRPAYAIEYDCIDPTQLKLTLECKDIEFLFSCGQFNGSSGYEEAAAQGLIAGINAVLKIQGKEPFILDRSEAYIGVLIDDLVTKGTNEPYRMMTSRAEYRLILRQDNADLRLTEKGYKIGLVTEERYKKYLKRKEEIEREMERLKNTYVKPSEVNEFLERHNSSKINNSISLYDLLKRPEISYDTIKEIDVNRPKVRRDVARQCDIQIKYEGYIQKQLKKINQFKKLEGKKLSPDIDYSKIDGIRLEAREKLNKIKPLSVGQASRISGVSPADISVLLVYLEQQKRRRGEESE; the protein is encoded by the coding sequence ATGGAACGTTTTGAAGCAGGTAGTTATGATGTTATAGTTGTTGGTGCAGGACATGCTGGCTGTGAGGCTTGTCTTGCAGCTGCAAGAATGGGATGTAAAACATTAGTTTTATCAATTAATCTCGATTCAATAGCAATGATGCCTTGTAATCCATCTATAGGTGGAACGGGTAAAGGACATCTTGTAAGAGAAATTGATGCGCTTGGTGGAGAAATGGGCTTAAATATTGATAAAGCTTTTATACAAAGTAGAATGCTTAATACGGCAAAAGGACCGGCAGTACATTCATTAAGAGCTCAAGCAGATAAACATCTTTATCATATTGAAATGAAAAAAACTTTAGAAAATGAACCGAACCTTGATGTGAAACAAGGAGAAGTAATCGAGCTTATAGTTGAAAATGGAAGAGTTAAAGGAGTTGTACTAAAACAAGGTTCGATTTATTATGCTAAGGCTGTAATTTTAGCTACAGGTACTTATTTAGGTGGAAGAATATTTATTGGACAGACTAGTTATGAAAGTGGTCCTAATGGGTTAGCTCCGTCATTAGAACTTACAAAACAGTTAAAAGAATTAGGACTTAGAATTAGAAGATTTAAAACGGGTACACCAGCAAGAGTAGATAGAAAGTCATTAAATTTTGAAAAAATGCAGGAGCAGCCTGGTGATGAAGAAATAGTACCGTTTTCTTTTATGAACGATTATTTAGAAAGAGAACAAGTATCATGTTGGCTTAGCTATACAAATGAAGAAACTCATAAAATTATACATCAAAATCTTCATCGTTCAGCTTTATATGGAGGGAAAATAGAAGGGACAGGTCCAAGATATTGTCCTTCAATAGAAGATAAAATAATAAGATTTGCAGATAAGGAAAGACATCAGTTATTTATTGAGCCTGAAGGATTAGATACTAATGAAATGTATGTTCAAGGTATGTCGACAAGTTTGCCTGAAGATGTTCAAAAAGCATTTTTAAGTACTATACCCGGACTTGAAAATGTAAAAATAATGAGGCCGGCTTATGCAATAGAATACGATTGTATAGACCCTACTCAATTAAAATTAACTTTAGAGTGTAAAGATATAGAATTTTTATTTTCATGTGGTCAATTTAATGGGTCTTCGGGATATGAAGAAGCTGCTGCACAAGGTTTAATAGCAGGTATTAATGCTGTATTAAAAATTCAAGGGAAAGAGCCATTTATACTTGACAGGTCTGAAGCTTATATAGGAGTATTAATAGATGACCTTGTTACTAAAGGGACTAATGAGCCTTACAGGATGATGACTTCAAGAGCAGAATACAGGTTAATTTTAAGACAAGATAATGCAGACCTTAGACTTACAGAAAAAGGGTACAAAATAGGATTAGTTACAGAAGAAAGATATAAAAAATATCTTAAAAGAAAAGAAGAAATAGAAAGAGAAATGGAAAGACTTAAAAATACTTATGTAAAGCCTAGTGAAGTTAATGAATTTTTAGAAAGACATAATAGTTCCAAAATAAATAACAGTATATCTTTATATGATTTATTAAAAAGACCAGAGATTAGTTATGATACTATTAAAGAGATAGATGTAAATAGACCTAAAGTTAGAAGAGATGTAGCAAGACAGTGTGATATACAAATTAAATATGAAGGATATATTCAAAAACAACTTAAAAAAATAAATCAGTTTAAAAAATTAGAAGGCAAAAAATTATCACCTGATATAGATTACAGTAAAATAGACGGTATAAGATTAGAAGCTAGAGAAAAACTTAATAAGATAAAGCCACTATCCGTTGGACAGGCATCGAGAATATCAGGAGTTTCACCGGCTGATATTTCAGTACTATTAGTATATTTAGAACAGCAAAAGAGAAGAAGGGGAGAAGAAAGTGAATAA
- the rsmG gene encoding 16S rRNA (guanine(527)-N(7))-methyltransferase RsmG — MNNFDILKKGGEELGLDIDGSMIDKFLKFKDLLIEYNKKINLTGITEDEEVMIKHFLDSLSCFSSGVIKHDSKIIDVGTGAGFPGVPLKIYYEDLKLTLLDSLNKRIKYLEDVCSKIGLVDVNFLHGRAEDYGKKEGYRESFDVAVARAVADLSVLCEYCLPFVKKGGFFIAQKGPDVEEEIKNSKKAIEILGGKLIDKVSINLPFSDITHSLIIIEKRKSTPKKYPRKAGIPVKNPIR; from the coding sequence GTGAATAATTTTGATATATTAAAAAAAGGTGGAGAAGAACTTGGATTAGATATTGATGGCAGTATGATAGATAAGTTTTTAAAATTTAAAGATTTACTTATTGAATATAATAAAAAAATAAATCTTACAGGAATAACTGAAGATGAAGAAGTAATGATAAAGCATTTTCTTGACTCTCTTTCATGTTTTAGCAGTGGAGTAATAAAGCATGATTCTAAAATTATAGATGTTGGTACGGGTGCAGGATTTCCGGGTGTACCACTTAAAATATATTATGAGGATTTAAAATTAACACTTTTAGATTCGCTTAATAAGAGAATAAAATATTTAGAAGATGTTTGTAGTAAAATAGGACTTGTTGATGTAAATTTTTTACATGGAAGAGCAGAAGATTATGGAAAAAAAGAGGGTTATAGAGAATCATTTGATGTTGCTGTAGCAAGAGCTGTAGCAGATTTAAGTGTGCTTTGTGAGTACTGTCTGCCTTTTGTTAAAAAAGGAGGCTTTTTCATAGCTCAAAAAGGACCTGATGTTGAAGAGGAGATAAAAAATTCAAAAAAGGCTATAGAAATACTAGGTGGAAAATTGATAGATAAAGTGAGTATTAATCTTCCTTTTAGTGATATAACCCATAGTTTGATAATTATAGAAAAAAGAAAATCTACTCCTAAAAAGTATCCAAGAAAGGCTGGAATACCTGTTAAAAATCCTATAAGATAA
- the noc gene encoding nucleoid occlusion protein, whose translation MENVNINNKVLYLPIDKILPNPYQPRKDFSEESLKELCSSIKAYGVIQPISVRKKNEEDYELVAGERRLRASKLAGLDLIPAIVVEMSDEDSAVVALIENLQREDLNFFEEAEGYYKLINNHGFTQQELAEKVGKNQSTIANKLRILKLEDKVKEIILNNKLTERHARALLKLPDEQTRLEILQVVVKKNLNVKKTEKLIKNKLEELSKPQQPERNQTIKSALNFRIYLNTLKNAYNAIVNTGLKAEYEQIDQGEYIKVVVKIPKNQ comes from the coding sequence ATGGAAAACGTTAATATAAATAATAAGGTTTTATATTTGCCAATTGATAAAATACTACCCAATCCTTATCAGCCGAGAAAGGACTTTTCAGAAGAAAGTTTAAAGGAGCTTTGTTCATCTATAAAAGCTTATGGAGTTATACAGCCTATTAGTGTTCGCAAAAAAAATGAAGAAGATTATGAATTAGTTGCTGGCGAGAGAAGATTAAGAGCTTCAAAGTTAGCGGGATTAGATTTGATACCGGCAATAGTAGTTGAAATGAGTGATGAAGACTCAGCTGTTGTTGCACTGATTGAAAATTTACAAAGAGAAGATTTGAATTTTTTTGAAGAAGCAGAAGGCTATTATAAACTAATTAATAATCACGGTTTTACACAGCAGGAACTAGCAGAAAAGGTTGGAAAGAACCAATCTACTATTGCAAATAAATTGAGAATATTGAAATTAGAAGATAAAGTTAAAGAAATTATTTTAAATAATAAATTAACTGAAAGACATGCGAGAGCATTATTAAAATTGCCAGATGAACAAACTAGACTTGAGATACTTCAAGTTGTTGTCAAAAAGAATTTGAATGTTAAGAAGACAGAAAAATTAATAAAAAATAAGTTAGAAGAGCTTAGTAAACCTCAGCAGCCTGAAAGAAACCAAACTATAAAAAGTGCGTTAAACTTTAGAATATATTTAAATACTTTAAAAAATGCTTATAATGCTATAGTTAATACAGGTCTTAAAGCTGAATATGAACAAATAGACCAAGGAGAGTATATTAAGGTAGTAGTAAAAATACCTAAAAACCAGTAA
- a CDS encoding TMEM165/GDT1 family protein produces MWKIIITSFWLVFLAELGDKTQIQTMMLASQTKSYFGVFIGASLALILSVLLGIIASTFITKYISHNIIQFTAGSAFIVIGVLTLLGKI; encoded by the coding sequence ATGTGGAAAATAATTATAACTTCATTTTGGTTAGTCTTTTTAGCAGAATTAGGTGATAAAACACAAATACAAACTATGATGCTCGCCTCCCAAACAAAATCTTATTTTGGGGTCTTTATTGGTGCTTCATTAGCTCTAATTTTAAGTGTACTTTTAGGAATAATAGCAAGTACTTTTATAACTAAATACATATCTCATAATATAATCCAATTTACAGCTGGAAGTGCATTTATAGTTATTGGAGTTTTGACTCTTTTAGGAAAAATTTAA